The Panicum hallii strain FIL2 chromosome 5, PHallii_v3.1, whole genome shotgun sequence genome contains the following window.
CTTGATTGCCTAGGAAGTCAAAATGGCCACAACCTCATCTAATGAGCAATGGCCAATTTGACTTTTTAGGTTGTTTGTTTGTGGTGGCGACGGTTTGGAAGAAGCCACAATAAACAGTTACGAGATGTCATCACACTGCATGCCTCAGAGCGTTTCTAACAATTCAATTAGATGCTAGACTTCTTTCTTATCTTTATCTCATTGTCGTTCTAGTTagagaaaaagaagaaagacgaCACCTCCAAAAAAAACTTAGCACATTGTCCAAAGTTATTGTATGCCCCCACATGATAGAAACAGGTGAAATATGTAGGTGGTCTCATAATGATAACCTTGAAATCCGCTAAAGAGGTGGCACTAAAAGCtagcttttctttctttttctctcctcCTTCTACCTTCTACTCCACGGGCGTTATCAAAAAGTTGATCTGGATGTAGATAGCTCGTAGCAGACATGTCAACATCAAGGTTTTAAATCTCCAGCTATAGCTTCCGCTATCTCCGACTATAGCTATTTGAAAGAGATTTAACTAAGTCTTTTTATATATAACTTAGCTTTTAGCTGTCGCTGTCGCTGTAGCCGGCTATAGCTTATAGATAGCTAAATATCTTAGCCGGCTATTTGGAACATTAGTCATCTTTGGAGCAGCTCAAGGACACTCTGTAACTAGTTCAAATGGACACGACACTGCCCTTCTTCTCTATAAATGGATGATGCGTTGATCGCAGGGCAGGGCAGGACAGGGCAGTGCAAGCATGGACGTCTCGCCGTTTGCTGCCCTGTTTTTCGTTGCTCTCCTCtccctgctcctcctcttcttcaggAAGGGTGGTTCTCCGTCCAGCGGGGATGGCCGGCGATTGCCTCCGTCGCCGCCGGGGCTTCCCCTCCTCGGCCACCTTCCCCTTCTTATTGGCTCCCTACCGCACCGTAAGCTCCAGGCCATGGCCGCCAAGCACGGCCCGGTGATGCTCCTGCGCCTCGGCCGCGTGCCCACCGTGGTGGCCTcctcggcggccgcggcgcaGGAGGTCATGAAGACCCACGACCTGGCCTTCGCGAGCCGCCCGAGGGTTCGCATGGCCGAGCGGCTCCTCTCCGACTACGACATGGCCTTCGCCCCCTACGGCGAGCACTGGCGCCAGTCGCGCCGCGTCAGCGTGATCCACCTCCTCAGCCAGCACCGCGTCCGCTCCTTCCGGCACATCCGGCAGCAGGAGGCCGCCGCGATGGCCGGCTGcgtccgccgcgccggcgccgccgtgaaCCTCAACGCCGTCCTCATCTCCTACACCAACGGCGTCATCTCCCGCGCCGTGTTCGGCGACGACGGGAGCTacgagctcgacggcggcgagaAGCTCGCGAAACTGTTCGGCGACTTCGAGGAGCTGCTAGGGAAAGCGACCATGGGGGAGTTCGTGCCGTGGCTGGCGTGGGTCGACACGCTCATGGGGCTGGAGGCCAAGGCGACGCGCACGTCCGAGGAGATGGGGGCCTTGCTGGAGCGGATCATCGCGGACCACCGGCAGAGGCGCCGTGGCAGCCGCCGGGAGGGAGACAACCACCGGGACTTTGTGGacgtgctgctggacgtgaacgaaGCGGaggagcacgccggcgccggcggtggagTCCCGT
Protein-coding sequences here:
- the LOC112894025 gene encoding cytochrome P450 71A1-like, producing MDVSPFAALFFVALLSLLLLFFRKGGSPSSGDGRRLPPSPPGLPLLGHLPLLIGSLPHRKLQAMAAKHGPVMLLRLGRVPTVVASSAAAAQEVMKTHDLAFASRPRVRMAERLLSDYDMAFAPYGEHWRQSRRVSVIHLLSQHRVRSFRHIRQQEAAAMAGCVRRAGAAVNLNAVLISYTNGVISRAVFGDDGSYELDGGEKLAKLFGDFEELLGKATMGEFVPWLAWVDTLMGLEAKATRTSEEMGALLERIIADHRQRRRGSRREGDNHRDFVDVLLDVNEAEEHAGAGGGVPFDNEAIKAMILVMFAAATDTTYTTMVWAMAELINHPHEMRRVQHEIRAAVGVGGDRVTEEHLEKLRYLKLVIKETLRLHAPLPLLLPHETTEDTQLLGYRVPARTRVIVNAWAIARDPATWERADEFVPERFAGDDLTTDYMSAQDFRFVPFGGGRRGCPGVAFAVPSMELALATMLYHFDWELPAGGASKLEMDEMNGLSVRLKATLHLVAKPWSP